A window of Bacteroidales bacterium genomic DNA:
ATTTCATGGCCTTCGAAATTTTGTCCGATTTCCTGAGTGGTTGGATGAAGATACTCATCAGATTTTTAGCAATCATTGTGTTGCATTTTTAAAGTTGGTACCAAGTCAAACGAGAACGCGAAATTAAAATTTCAATTTTTTCCACATCAATGTTTACGTGGATTCATGATTAACCTATTCCCATTCCCACATTTCTTTATCCAGATAGTCATCGTTGTAGATTTTCAGGTAGCTTTCATACCTTGATCTCGCTATTTCACCGGCTTCAACTGCCACTTTCACTGCGCATTTTGGTTCGTGGATGTGTGTGCAATTTTTATAATGACAGCCGTGCATAACATTTCGCATCTCCGGGAATCGCTCAGCAATCTCTTCCTTTCTGAACTCTACAAGCCCAAACTCACGAATACCGGGAGTATCAATAATAAACCCCCCAAAAGAAAGCTGGTGCATTTCCGGGAAAGTGGTTGTATGCTTTCCTTTCAAATGATAAAAGGAAATGTCTCCGGTTTTGAGCTTCAGACCGGGCTCCATTGCATTGATCAACTGTGACTTGCCCACTCCTGAAATTCCCGAAAACAGGTTCACCTTATTTTTAATTTCTTCTTTAACCAAATCCACATTTTCACCGGTTAAGGCTGACACACTGAATGTTTTGTAGCCGGCTGCATCATAAATATTGATCATATTACCAAGCCGAAGGAGATCAGTCTCGTTATAAATGTCTAGTTTGTTGAAAACAAGGGCAGCAGGAATATGATACGCTTCAGCAGTAACCAGAAAGCGGTCAATAAACCCGACACTGGTACGGGGTTCTTTCACAGTGGCAACCAGCAAAGCCAGGTCAATATTGGCTGCAATGATGTGTGAAACCTTTGAGAGATTGGTTGATTTGCGGATAATGTGATTGCGTCGTGGAAAGATCTTTTTGATCAACCCAATCTGCTCCTCATCACGATAATCAAACTCCACTTTGTCGCCTACGGCCAGTGGATTTGTGGTTTTTATCCCCTTCATCCTGAATTTCCCCTTCAGTTTACATTCTGTTTTAGTGCCATCATCGGCCAAAACATTAAACCAACTCCCGGTAGATTTTATAATGATTCCCTGCAAAGTCGTTATTTTTTATTGGTAAATTGTTATTAGTTGTCTGTTGTGGATAAAAATTCTCATTTAAAATTGTAGTGTTTTTGGATGGGTTGCTTTACGTCCCAGACACATTGCAACCCTTCTATGAAAGTGACAAAGTCACCTGATTTAATTATGACTTCTCCCTCCTCAGTCGTCACAATGGCCTCTCCTTCAATGATTAGGCACTCCTCCGTGCTATCATATTTCCAATCAAAACGGGAAACTTCCTTTTCCCAGATTGGCCAATTTCTGATCCCTTTGTTCTGAACCTCGCTATCAGTTAAATTTTGAATGCGTATTTTTCCCATTAAAGCAATTTCGGCAGGTTTGAAATTAAATTATATTTGCGGTAAATTTATTGTTTTTAATGCGCTTAAATCAATAAACCCTCAAAATTATGAATTTTTCGAAATACTTACCCTTATTGATTGCCCCTGTCATTTTCTTTATTCTCATACTGTTAGCACGAAAAATCATGGAGAAAAAAGTGCTTAATTTATTCACCAGTGCTTACTTTTTTGGGCTGCTCACTGCCATTCCTATGATGCTGGCACTCTATTTTGTTTACGAGTACTGGCTTGTACATGTTCAAAGCCTGCGACGGATACTCTTTTTCTCTTTTGCTCTGATCGGGTTTCTGTCAGAGTTTTCAAAGTTCCTCCTGCTTCGCTTTTTTTACCTTCCCAAAGAATCATTTACCAAGCCTTTCGACGGTGTGCTTTTCTCCGTGATGATCGCAATGGGCTATTCAACCACTGCAAATGCCTATTTTCTGTATGACTGGAAATACAGTGATGACTTGCAGATCGTGCTCTATACCTTGCCTGCAGCAAATCTCTTCATCGGAATCATTCTGGGATTTTTTACCGGAATGGCAAAGTTCAGAACCAATTATTTCGATTCACTCACAGGCCTGACCGCCTCATTTTTCTTTTATGGGTTCTATAGTTTTTGTCTCATTTCGCAAGATTATTTACTGTTGGGATTGCTTGGCGGCGGGATTGTGATCATCTCCATGCTGCTTGCAGTAAAATCGCTGAATACCAATGTTAACAGCTTAATTTAAGAGGTTTTAAATGAAAATACCACCTTGTTAATATTTCATAAATTCAGTTTTGACAAAAAAAATGAAAAATTAAATCTGGCGATAAATGGTAATTTTGCACTTCAATTTGTTTTTCAGCAATTTAGATAATATAAATTTGAATTAAACATTTTTTATGGAAAGAATAACTGTAATAGGAGCCGGTAATGTTGGCGCTACCTGTGCGAATGTGATCGCCCACAAGGACCTGGCAAATGAGATTGTACTCGTTGACATTAAAGAAGGTGTTGCCGAAGGCAAGGCACTTGACATCTGGCAAACCTCTGCCATCAATAATTTTGATACGCGGGTGGTAGGTGTAACTAACGATTATTTGCGCACAAAGGGTTCGGGTATTGTTGTGATTACCTCAGGACTGCCGCGTAAACCGGGGATGAGCCGTGATGATCTGATTCGCACCAATGCAAAAATCATTGTGGAGGTCACTGAAAATGTGATTAAATATTCACCTGAGGCGATTATCATCGTAGTTTCCAATCCACTGGACGTTATGACCTATGCAGCATGGAAAACTTCAAACAAGCCCAGCCGCAAGGTTTTTGGTATGGCCGGCATCCTTGATACAGGACGTTATACTGCGTTTCTGGCTAATGCTCTTGATGTCTCGCCCAAAGACATTCATGCACTTTTACTTGGAGGTCACGGCGATTCAATGGTTCCGCTCCGAAGATACACCTCTGTGAAAGGCATACCCATCACCGAATTACTGACAAAAGACCAGATTGACAAAATCGTCGACCGCACCCGTAAAGGAGGTGGTGAATTGGTCAACCTGATGGGGACATCAGCCTGGTATGCCCCTGGCGCTGCGGCTGCCCAAATGGTCGAAAGCATTGTGGATGACCAGAAACGTATCTTTCCCGTTTGCGCCCGCCTGACCGGACAATACGGCATCAATGATCTTTACATTGGCGTTCCGGTAAAACTGGGCAAGAACGGAATTGAAGAGATATTCGAACTCAACCTGAACGACAAAGAGTACAAGTTACTGCATGACTCTGCACAACAGGTGCGCAGTGTAGTCAGGGTTCTTGACGATATGAGCCTTTTCCCACACTAGATAGTGGGATAATGTATAGTTTTGCAGGCACCTTTGGGAAAGCTTTCCGGGGTGCTTTTTTTGTGAGGAATAGGACGAATAAGTGTGTAAAAGATAGATATGCAGCACATCAGGTGGTTGGTTTGTGTTGTAACTACGGGCGAGGTTTTTAGGTAAAAAGATTGAATATTGACCATAAGACTCCATTGGAGAGCACTGAATTTTACCTGTCGAATCCTGAAGATGTAAACCTGATGTTGTCTTACAAACCCGTCAAAATATAGAAAACTGAAATCCCAAATGTTGAACGCAGAAATTTAAATACCGCTGGAGAAAGTTATTACCCGATCGCATTGATTATGTTTTTAATCTATACTATTTTTATTCAAATTTATCTCCTGTTGATCCGCATCAGCAGCTTTTTCAATCCGAAAGCAATGCTTTGGCTGGAGGGGAGGAGGGATATTTTTAAAAGGATGGAGTCAACAATCATCCACGACAGGCCGATAGTATGGTTTCATTGTGCCTCGCTGGGCGAGTTTGAGCAGGGGAGGCCGGTAATTGAAGCGTTCAGGGAGGCCTTTCCGGAAAAAAGAATTCTGCTCACCTTTTTCTCACCATCGGGCTACGAAATCAGGAAAAATTACACGGGCGCCGATTACATTTTTTACCTTCCGATTGATACGGCAAAAAATGCTAAAAGGTTTGTCGGGATTGCAAAGCCGACCCTTGCCGTATTTGTTAAATACGAATATTGGTTTAATTACATGCGGGTGTTGAAAAGTAAAAACATTCCCTGCATTTACATTTCAGCTATTTTCA
This region includes:
- the rsgA gene encoding ribosome small subunit-dependent GTPase A, with the protein product MQGIIIKSTGSWFNVLADDGTKTECKLKGKFRMKGIKTTNPLAVGDKVEFDYRDEEQIGLIKKIFPRRNHIIRKSTNLSKVSHIIAANIDLALLVATVKEPRTSVGFIDRFLVTAEAYHIPAALVFNKLDIYNETDLLRLGNMINIYDAAGYKTFSVSALTGENVDLVKEEIKNKVNLFSGISGVGKSQLINAMEPGLKLKTGDISFYHLKGKHTTTFPEMHQLSFGGFIIDTPGIREFGLVEFRKEEIAERFPEMRNVMHGCHYKNCTHIHEPKCAVKVAVEAGEIARSRYESYLKIYNDDYLDKEMWEWE
- a CDS encoding cupin domain-containing protein → MGKIRIQNLTDSEVQNKGIRNWPIWEKEVSRFDWKYDSTEECLIIEGEAIVTTEEGEVIIKSGDFVTFIEGLQCVWDVKQPIQKHYNFK
- a CDS encoding PrsW family intramembrane metalloprotease encodes the protein MNFSKYLPLLIAPVIFFILILLARKIMEKKVLNLFTSAYFFGLLTAIPMMLALYFVYEYWLVHVQSLRRILFFSFALIGFLSEFSKFLLLRFFYLPKESFTKPFDGVLFSVMIAMGYSTTANAYFLYDWKYSDDLQIVLYTLPAANLFIGIILGFFTGMAKFRTNYFDSLTGLTASFFFYGFYSFCLISQDYLLLGLLGGGIVIISMLLAVKSLNTNVNSLI
- the mdh gene encoding malate dehydrogenase — translated: MERITVIGAGNVGATCANVIAHKDLANEIVLVDIKEGVAEGKALDIWQTSAINNFDTRVVGVTNDYLRTKGSGIVVITSGLPRKPGMSRDDLIRTNAKIIVEVTENVIKYSPEAIIIVVSNPLDVMTYAAWKTSNKPSRKVFGMAGILDTGRYTAFLANALDVSPKDIHALLLGGHGDSMVPLRRYTSVKGIPITELLTKDQIDKIVDRTRKGGGELVNLMGTSAWYAPGAAAAQMVESIVDDQKRIFPVCARLTGQYGINDLYIGVPVKLGKNGIEEIFELNLNDKEYKLLHDSAQQVRSVVRVLDDMSLFPH